In one uncultured Methanoregula sp. genomic region, the following are encoded:
- a CDS encoding methyltransferase domain-containing protein — MSSAKQDKIREHYDTVADTYDDYYDQYRGRNYHNHISSYMIRALPEKGKLLDIGCGTGLFIEKYIQNGGTAIGLDISRRMLVQARKRCACSEFTLASADTVPFSDNSFDAVSSLLVFSYVKDPQEMLNEVYRVLRPGGSIAICTLGKKLITKGIPALYYLSEKMNVNHILMKDFGEHYFDRDEMNRLFCNAGFGDISIGWCSFAHIDMIDPIFHLARKMEPFVEKRIPQLAYNIFVSAKKPAD, encoded by the coding sequence ATGAGCTCGGCAAAACAGGATAAAATCCGGGAGCATTACGATACCGTTGCCGATACCTATGACGATTACTACGATCAATATCGCGGAAGGAACTACCACAACCACATCAGTAGTTATATGATCCGGGCCCTGCCGGAAAAAGGAAAACTTCTCGATATCGGATGCGGAACCGGCCTCTTTATCGAGAAATACATCCAGAACGGGGGTACTGCCATCGGCCTTGATATCAGCAGACGGATGCTTGTCCAGGCAAGAAAGCGGTGCGCGTGCAGCGAATTCACACTAGCTTCCGCGGATACGGTCCCGTTCAGCGACAACTCGTTTGACGCCGTTTCAAGTCTCCTGGTATTTAGCTACGTCAAAGACCCTCAGGAAATGCTCAACGAGGTTTACCGGGTGCTCCGGCCCGGGGGATCCATTGCCATCTGTACTCTCGGGAAAAAACTGATCACAAAAGGGATACCGGCGCTCTATTACCTCAGCGAAAAAATGAACGTCAACCATATCCTGATGAAAGATTTCGGGGAACACTATTTTGACAGGGATGAGATGAACCGGCTGTTCTGCAATGCCGGATTCGGAGATATTTCTATCGGATGGTGCTCGTTTGCCCATATAGATATGATCGATCCGATCTTCCACCTGGCAAGAAAGATGGAGCCATTTGTCGAGAAACGGATTCCCCAGCTTGCGTATAACATCTTTGTCAGTGCAAAAAAACCGGCTGACTAG
- a CDS encoding AAA family ATPase has product MLWTEQFRPGTLDEIIGQDQVMRHLSRFAASKTVPHLILTGPHGTGKSVAAECFAKALYGENWEQNTSVFPTADVFLQGKAFLEQDERFLHVYQKSQSLITNFKYVIKWYASMRPLDAEFKLIVFEDAHALTRDAQQALRRIMERTSGTCRFILTTTNQSALIPSITSRCLPLFFAPLGQDLVLEKLRSIKDQQNQDYHPCSDDELDLIAQAAQGDLRRAILLIQVALQTGRCGDLFHIAQSETATVADSAIATLKAGDAKGAVRKLESLMIDYGLSGSEVFSGIRSTIRREYNHPDLVIALADAEYRTRHANNEFIQVSAFATGIQGIFP; this is encoded by the coding sequence ATGCTCTGGACTGAACAATTCCGGCCGGGAACCCTCGATGAGATCATTGGACAGGACCAGGTCATGCGCCATCTTTCACGGTTTGCTGCCTCAAAAACTGTGCCGCACCTCATCCTCACCGGCCCTCACGGTACTGGCAAAAGTGTTGCCGCAGAGTGTTTTGCAAAAGCGCTCTACGGGGAGAACTGGGAACAGAACACTTCCGTCTTCCCCACGGCAGACGTGTTCCTTCAGGGGAAAGCGTTCCTTGAACAGGACGAACGGTTTCTCCACGTTTACCAGAAAAGCCAGTCCCTCATCACCAATTTCAAGTACGTCATCAAATGGTACGCCTCCATGCGCCCCCTTGACGCAGAATTCAAGCTGATAGTATTCGAAGATGCGCATGCCCTGACACGGGATGCCCAACAGGCGCTGCGCAGGATCATGGAACGGACAAGCGGTACCTGCCGGTTCATACTTACAACTACCAACCAGAGTGCACTCATCCCGTCCATCACGTCACGCTGTCTCCCGTTATTTTTTGCTCCTCTCGGGCAGGATCTTGTACTGGAAAAACTCCGGTCTATCAAAGATCAACAGAACCAGGATTATCATCCCTGTTCGGATGACGAGCTGGATCTCATCGCCCAGGCTGCACAGGGAGATCTTCGCCGGGCTATCCTGCTGATCCAGGTTGCACTCCAGACAGGGCGCTGCGGCGACCTGTTTCACATTGCCCAGTCAGAGACAGCAACAGTTGCAGATTCCGCAATCGCCACACTCAAGGCAGGGGATGCAAAAGGAGCTGTCCGCAAGCTGGAATCGCTCATGATCGATTACGGTCTTTCGGGAAGCGAGGTCTTTTCCGGGATCCGGAGCACTATCCGGCGCGAATACAACCATCCCGATCTTGTCATTGCCCTTGCTGATGCGGAATACCGCACGCGGCATGCAAACAACGAGTTTATTCAGGTATCTGCCTTTGCAACCGGCATCCAGGGGATCTTTCCATGA